ATCGGCTGAGCTGCAGCGTGCCGATGGCCTCTGTGCTGCTAGCCCCTATCAAGTCAGCCCTTATGTCGTGACGCGGGTGGCGGCAGGCGATACCCTGTGTTTTCGCCGCTTTGTGCAGCGCGGCATGCGTGGCTATTTGGCCGTGTTAGGTGGCTTTTGGGCGCCGCCGCCAAGCATTGCGGGCTCCTACAGCTGTGTGCCGCGAGAGGGTTTGGGCGGCCACCGTGGCGATGGCCAAGCTTTGCAGCGCGATGACCGGCTGTATTTAGCCGCGCCTGAGCGCAGCTATGACCTGCCGTATTTACAGGCGCTGCCCTATCGTTTACGGCCCAACCTCTCAAATTTGCAGCCGATTTGCCTTGAGCTGAGGCTTGGCTATCAGGCGCATTATTTTGACCAGGCGGCATTAGCACAGCTGTTGCAGCAGTCGTATCGGCTGAGTGCGCAGTCTGACCGGATGGCCTATCGCCTGCAGCCAAGCCAGCCAATCGCCTTGCCGGCGGCGCTGCAGCAGGGCATTGTGTCGGAGCCGATTGCGTTAGGTGCGCTGCAAATTACCCCCGACGGTGAGCCGATTATTATGCTGCAAGATCGGCAAACCATTGGTGGCTATGTCAAAGTGGGCGTGATTGTGGCGGCCTCGCTGCAGCCGCTGGTGCAGGCGATGCCGGGGCAAACGCTGCGCTTGCAGTTAGCGCAGTAATAACCGTCAGACGCGAGTGCTTAAGCCTCGGGCAGCGGCATCGGCTTTTCGTCGATCAGCAAAGACAGCCCTTTAAACAGGCGATACAGCACCCAAATACCGACAATATATAAGATGGCTAGGCCGGCAAAAAAGGCAATCACCGAGACCATTAATACGCCGCTGATAATCAGCCACAGCAGCGCCAGCCAGAAAGTTTTGATCAGGTATTGATAATGCGAATACAGGTAGCTGTCGCGTTTGCTGCCGCGATCAAAATAGCTGAGCAATACCGCCAGCAGCGAGGGCCAGCCGGTGAGAAACGCGGTTACGATAAAAGCCGGCGTTAGCAGGCCGGTGATGGCGCTAAAGGCGTGCAGGCCGTAAATAACATACAGAACAAGCGGGCTGGGTGATGTGGTCATAGCGTGGCTCTTTGCAGGTTTATTCAAGCTATGCGTCGCAGCGCGACGCTAACAGCGTTAAACAGCAGGCCAATATAGCTGGCCTTGCGCTATCATAGCGAATTATTCTTCGCTTGGCTGCTCTGTTTTTGCGGGCACTAAATCGCGGTGTAACACCGCAGCGGGCTGAATCTGCTGGCGGTTAAATTCGCTAATCACGCGCAGGTTAACGTCGGTTTCGAACAGCTTTTCATAATGGGTGTCGAGCACGTAGGCTTTTAGGCGCAGCTTGATGGCAATATAGTTGTCCATCACGTGCTGCGAGACCAGCACCGTGATCGGTCTGGGCAGATGAATATAGCGGCTGCTGGCCGCGGCCTCGGCAATGATTTCTTTGGCCAGGGTGACGTCTTGATCGTAGCCAATATAAAAATCCATGCCGACGTGCATATCAAGCTCGCCAAAATTGCCGCTTTTGGTGATGTCGTTTAAAAACTTATTATTAGGAATGGTTACGATATCGTCGTCGAGGGTGTTAATGCGCACGCTGCGCAGGCCAATCGATAGCACGTCGCCGTATTGACCGCCAAACTCAAGCCGGTCGCCAACTTGAAACGGGCGATCAATCATAATCATTAGGCCAGCGATAAACGAGGCGACCAAATCTTTTAATGCAAAGCCTACCGATACCGCTAAGGTGCCGCCAATAAGCGCCAGCACGCGGTCATCAATGCGCAGGCTTAAATTAAATACCAGCAGTGCGGTAATGATATAAATGGCAAACTGCGAGACGGTTTCGATTTTCTGTAAAAA
The Pseudomonadales bacterium genome window above contains:
- a CDS encoding mechanosensitive ion channel codes for the protein MRLLLLFCGCLLSTHLSAQEVLAALPANEELQLSQLSEIIRWSGVFTSLIVIFIAYSLIRFIHRLVERVSEQFAQRRLFLQKIETVSQFAIYIITALLVFNLSLRIDDRVLALIGGTLAVSVGFALKDLVASFIAGLMIMIDRPFQVGDRLEFGGQYGDVLSIGLRSVRINTLDDDIVTIPNNKFLNDITKSGNFGELDMHVGMDFYIGYDQDVTLAKEIIAEAAASSRYIHLPRPITVLVSQHVMDNYIAIKLRLKAYVLDTHYEKLFETDVNLRVISEFNRQQIQPAAVLHRDLVPAKTEQPSEE